The Alphaproteobacteria bacterium region ATGGCTCTGTGCATGCTTTTAACCGAGATGGTAAAAATTATGATGAACATGAAGATGTTCATATAGGATTATTCTATGGTTATGAGTTCTAATAAATCAAATTCATTGTTAAAAATAGCTGTGTTTCTTGGTGGTGTTTTATTCTACCAAGAGGCAGCTATCTCAAAGACTTATCTTACAACTGAAGAGGCTGCTACGATATTTTATCAAAATAATAAGATGCAGAAAATTATGCTAAGCCTGACTAAGGAGCAAATGAAATCTATAAAAAAAAAGTCAGGGGTAAGGGTAAGAAATAGTGAGATGAATATATGGCGAACTGATGCAGGGGACTGGTACATAGTAGATAATGTGATAGGTAAGCAT contains the following coding sequences:
- a CDS encoding FMN-binding protein encodes the protein MSSNKSNSLLKIAVFLGGVLFYQEAAISKTYLTTEEAATIFYQNNKMQKIMLSLTKEQMKSIKKKSGVRVRNSEMNIWRTDAGDWYIVDNVIGKHENIDIAVAITKDGKVKGVEVLTYRETYGYEVMNKKWLAQFKGKDNTETLKLDKQIKNISGATLSCRHVTDGVNRLTETWAQILRYL